In the Osmia bicornis bicornis chromosome 6, iOsmBic2.1, whole genome shotgun sequence genome, TTGACCAATCTGGTATAGATGCGAAAATTAATTCTGTGCGTTCTAAAGCAAAGGCCATAGAACCTAATATGAAAACTACTTGGCTACTGAAAGCCATAGGTTTTATAGATTTAACTACTTTGGGAGCTGATGATACACCTGCAAAAGTTGAAGCTGTATGTGCAAAGGTACCAAAGGTTTCATTAAGTTCTGAAAATCTTTGTAAGTCTTTGAAcaataatgaaattgaataattacaGGCAGTAAATCCTCTTCAATTGCAATCTAATTCAACTGTACATACTGCATCTATATGTGTCTACCCTCTAAGATTTCCGGATGTAATGGCTGTAATGGCAAAACTTGACAAAGAACATAAAGTTAATAGAGATACTGGTTGGTAACATAGTTCCTTGTgatttgtattaaaattaatgcagtatataaattattattattttacaaacagtGGCTGGAGGGTTTCCATCTGGGCAATTCCCATTAGAAACACGACTTCGTGAAGTAGAAATAGATGTAGAGCTAGGAGCTGATGagattgatattgttatcaataGACCATTAGTTTTGATGCAACAATGGAATGAATTATATGAAGAACTGAAATCATTTCGTGCTGCTTGTGGTAATAAAGTATGTTTAAAAGTAATACTTTCCACTGGGGAGTTACAGACTTTGGAAAATGTATATAAAGCATCCATGATTGCAATGATGGCTggagtagattttattaaaacatctACTGGAAAGGAAGCAATAAATGCTACTTTGCCAGTTGGAATAGTTATGTGTCAGGCAATTAGAGATTATTATGCATCAACCAAGAGAAaggtataaaattaatataaataaattaaatatgcTATTTGATTTTTTATACATTCATTATCATAATATATTTCTCTTAGGTCGGTTTCAAACCAGCAGGTGGTATTAAGACTTCACAAGATGCCTTGGAATGGATGATGTTAGCTCAAATGGAACTAGGAGATGAATGGTTAACTAAAGATTTATTTAGAATTGGTGCATCTTCTTTATTGGATGATATTGTTGGAGTACTACGTTCAAATTAATGTTCTTATGAACGCGGAATGTTTGTTATCGTTTTATTAAAACTATGTATCTAATCACTCTACATTAGCATTCGAATTTGATAtcatttatatataatattcaataaaatactCATATATTATCAAGTACTCTTTATTATGTTCCTGATTTAAAGAGCTGGGAAAATTAAaacagaaattaaataaattataactattgcaaaaataatgaGATATATGTAAATCATATATATAGGCGTCTGTCCGTCAATGGTCAGACACTTTCCGAACATTATTTATAGTTGCTTATTTATAATACGCATGATTTTAAACtgcatattattataaaatctaATATGTACCTAATTTAAAACATCATATTATTTACAACAATACTAGCTCATGACAATCAACCGCCATTTTGAGAGTAATGGCGTTGTTAGG is a window encoding:
- the LOC114871596 gene encoding deoxyribose-phosphate aldolase, which gives rise to MDIQKLAKAKMNFDQSGIDAKINSVRSKAKAIEPNMKTTWLLKAIGFIDLTTLGADDTPAKVEAVCAKAVNPLQLQSNSTVHTASICVYPLRFPDVMAVMAKLDKEHKVNRDTVAGGFPSGQFPLETRLREVEIDVELGADEIDIVINRPLVLMQQWNELYEELKSFRAACGNKVCLKVILSTGELQTLENVYKASMIAMMAGVDFIKTSTGKEAINATLPVGIVMCQAIRDYYASTKRKVGFKPAGGIKTSQDALEWMMLAQMELGDEWLTKDLFRIGASSLLDDIVGVLRSN